In a genomic window of Amblyomma americanum isolate KBUSLIRL-KWMA chromosome 4, ASM5285725v1, whole genome shotgun sequence:
- the LOC144128537 gene encoding uncharacterized protein LOC144128537, whose translation MDCSIRASIWTRQETTLLLDLWEQETRRQNLDGTARNYKVHQRISQVLMAKGYCRSPMQVRERLKRLRREFRESRRCEYYDRVAAIMATKAESNGDALVVAHDGGADLVGANGGTPSPNDHSHHHHHHLGACDDEMVDSMKADDYSQTTSENEAEYQDSRNGSVGGSNGNGGSPSEDESLLLQRRTVQLLSALVEGQRRAQKSTVCFQRQMLQHMHAMSGAMQTVAGALARACLYMPPGDRTDGACSPSYAASLLEHDDLVESRDADTPSPRNYMKHEPSE comes from the exons ATGGACTGTTCCATCAGGGCGAGCATCTGGACGCGTCAGGAGACGACGCTGCTGCTTGACCTGTGGGAGCAGGAGACGCGACGGCAGAACCTTGACGGCACGGCGCGCAACTACAAGGTCCACCAGCGCATCTCGCAGGTGCTGATGGCCAAGGGCTACTGCCGTTCGCCCATGCAGGTGCGCGAGCGGCTCAAGCGGCTGCGGCGCGAGTTCCGCGAATCGCGCCGTTGCGAGTATTACGACAGGGTTGCCGCCATCATGGCCACCAAGGCCGAGAGCAACGGGGATGCGCTGGTCGTGGCCCACGACGGTGGCGCCGACCTGGTGGGCGCCAACGGAGGAACGCCGTCGCCCAACGACCACagccatcatcaccaccaccatctgGGCGCCTGCGATGACGAGATGG TCGACAGCATGAAGGCTGACGATTATTCTCAGACGACTTCGGAGAATGAAGCAG AATACCAGGACAGCAGGAACGGCAGTGTCGGCGGCAGTAACGGCAATGGCGGCTCCCCCTCAGAAGACGAGTCCCTGCTCCTGCAGCGGCGAACTGTCCAGCTGCTGTCGGCTCTGGTCGAGGGCCAGCGACGCGCTCAGAAGTCAACCGTGTGCTTCCAGCGCCAGATGCTTCAGCACATGCATGCCATGTCGGGCGCCATGCAGACAGTGGCCGGGGCCCTGGCGCGGGCCTGTCTGTACATGCCTCCCGGAGACCGGACCGACGGCGCCTGCAGCCCCAGCTACGCCGCCAGCCTGCTAGAGCACGACGACCTGGTCGAGTCGCGGGACGCGGACACTCCTTCGCCTAGGAACTACATGAAGCACGAACCCAGCGAATGA